A genomic region of Pseudorca crassidens isolate mPseCra1 chromosome 10, mPseCra1.hap1, whole genome shotgun sequence contains the following coding sequences:
- the SSR1 gene encoding translocon-associated protein subunit alpha, whose translation MKPFSRLLLLLLLVLPATLLLRGRPGGSLAAAQDLTEDEETVEDSVIEDEDDEAEVEEDEPTDLAEDKEEEDVSGEPEASPSADTTILFVKGEDFPANNIVKFLVGFTNKGTEDFVVESLDASFRYPQDYQFYIQNFTALPLNTVVPPQRQATFEYSFIPAEPMGGRPFGLVINLNYKDLNGNVFQDAVFNQTVTVIEREDGLDGETIFMYMFLAGLGLLVVVGLHQLLESRKRKRPIQKVETGTSSQSDVDMSWIPQETLNQINKASPRRLPRKRAQKRSVGSDE comes from the exons ATGAAGCCCTTCTCCcgcctgctgctgcttctcctgcTGGTGTTACCCGCCACTCTTTTGCTCCGAGGCCGCCCTGGAG gCTCATTGGCAGCGGCTCAAGATCTTACAGAAGATGAAGAAACGGTGGAAGATTCTGTAATTGAAGATGAAGATGATGAAGCGGAAGTGGAAGAAGATGAACCCACAGATTTG GCTGAAGATAAAGAGGAAGAAGATGTATCTGGTGAACCTGAAGCTTCACCAAGTGCAGATACAACCATCCTGTTTGTGAAAGGAGAAG ATTTTCCAGCAAATAACATTGTGAAGTTCCTGGTAGGCTTTACCAACAAGGGCACAGAAGATTTTGTCGTTGAATCTCTAGATGCCTCGTTCCGTTATCCTCAGGACTACCAGTTTTACATCCAGAATTTCACGGCTCTTCCTCTGAACACTGTAGTGCCGCCCCAGAGACAGGCAACTTTTGAGTACTCCTTCATTCCCGCAGAGCCCATGGGTGGCCGGCCCTTTGGTCTAGTCATCAATCTGAACTACAAAGATTTGAAC ggCAATGTTTTCCAAGATGCTGTCTTCAATCAAACAGTTACAGTTATTGAGAGAGAAGATGGGCTAGATGGAGAAAC AATCTTTATGTATATGTTCCTtgctggtcttgggcttttggtGGTGGTTGGCCTTCATCAACTCCTAGAATCTAGAAAG CGCAAGAGACCCATACAGAAGGTAGAGACGGGTACCTCGAGTCAGAGTGATGTTGACATGAGCTGGATTCCTCAGGAAACTTTGAATCAGATCA atAAAGCTTCACCCAGAAGGCTGCCCCGGAAACGGGCACAGAAGAGATCGGTGGGATCTGATGAGTAA